A portion of the Cryptomeria japonica chromosome 5, Sugi_1.0, whole genome shotgun sequence genome contains these proteins:
- the LOC131039535 gene encoding uncharacterized protein LOC131039535 has product MYSTISMAAYRQAYAVAGNGMAQHQSPLPFPPPADPYSAYLLLEEDEDYDNGDSSSTSCCWGCCQNYLRELPFPQDRCLTIEYTTQNEENSRTEYNRVYFIPVLGQPISSHCYYVVRAEGKRKGLVETCSTEEDMSTLCWCRCVNDIRPRPLQPTNSYQHIQIISKRKSRFAAKSIVSDGFPPQFLRRKGWKVFAKDMRGKLGRLAHVGGENTDLRRLPPPFDFSLLQRISPVVIVGEWYCPFIFINELGTRLEDPKIQLLECPFYKMDLEKFWEEIYSTQGTTEKYVDVEKTLRVEEGLLFGEERTEEITDNDGSVLFRGLGNQSGEASGVKLSWPIIAKMRADQHRYGLEQAGRDVRVKKSFSGSGMERKFACYVVVERYVLKRMDGSIALTYSFRHSNQIQGKWEV; this is encoded by the exons ATGTATTCCACAATATCCATGGCGGCCTACAGGCAGGCCTATGCAGTGGCAGGAAATGGCATGGCTCAACACCAGAGCCCACTTCCATTCCCACCACCTGCGGATCCTTACTCTGCATATCTCTTACTTGAGGAGGACGAAGATTATGATAATGGTGACTCTTCCTCTACCTCATGCTGTTGGGGATGCTGCCAAAATTACCTGCGAGAATTGCCATTTCCCCAAGATAGATGCTTAACAATCGAGTACACCACACAAAATGAGGAAAACAGTCGAACAGAATATAATAGAGTGTATTTTATTCCTGTTTTGGGGCAACCCATCTCCTCCCATTGCTACTATGTCGTGCGAGCTGAAGGCAAGCGCAAGGG ACTAGTGGAAACATGCTCTACTGAAGAAGACATGTCGACACTTTGCTGGTGTAGATGTGTGAACGACATTCGTCCTAGACCTTTGCAACCCACCAACTCATATCAACATATTCAGATAATCTCCAAGAGGAAGTCTAGATTCGCAGCAAAGAGTATAGTTTCTGATGGTTTCCCCCCTCAATTTTTGCGTCGGAAGGGTTGGAAAGTGTTTGCCAAAGACATGCGTGGCAAACTTGGCAGACTTGCACATGTTGGAGGGGAAAATACTGACCTTAGAAGACTACCTCCCCCATTTGATTTCTCTTTGTTACAGAGGATTTCCCCTGTTGTTATTGTTGGTGAGTGGTACTGCCCTTTTATCTTTATCAATGAATTAGGTACCAGATTGGAGGATCCTAAAATTCAGCTCTTGGAGTGTCCCTTCTACAAGATGGATCTAGAAAAGTTCTGGGAAGAGATATACTCTACTCAAGGTACGACAGAAAAATATGTTGATGTGGAGAAAACATTAAGGGTAGAAGAAGGGTTATTGTTTGGAGAAGAGAGAACTGAGGAAATTACAGATAATGATGGAAGTGTTTTGTTTAGAGGTTTGGGGAACCAATCGGGAGAGGCTAGTGGTGTGAAACTTAGCTGGCCCATTATTGCCAAAATGAGGGCAGATCAACACAGGTATGGATTAGAACAAGCAGGAAGAGATGTAAGAGTGAAGAAATCATTTAGTGGCAGTGGGATGGAAAGAAAATTCGCCTGTTATGTCGTAGTGGAAAGATATGTTTTGAAAAGAATGGATGGGAGCATTGCCCTTACTTATTCATTCAGACATTCAAACCAAATTCAAGGGAAGTGGGAAGTATGA